One window from the genome of Nisaea sediminum encodes:
- a CDS encoding RNA pyrophosphohydrolase: protein MTADPSTLPYRRNVGIVLINDEGEIFIARRANFRPDAWQMPQGGIDDGEAPREAALRELAEETGVTACELLAETSGWLTYDLPPEALGKALKGRYRGQKQKWFLARFTGKDREIDLAGDTVEFDAWRWAGSDEVLALIVDFKRPVYQSVIDQFATYLKR from the coding sequence ATGACCGCCGACCCCTCCACGCTGCCCTATCGGCGGAATGTCGGGATTGTTCTGATCAATGACGAGGGCGAGATCTTCATCGCCCGGCGCGCGAACTTCCGCCCGGATGCCTGGCAGATGCCGCAGGGCGGGATCGATGACGGCGAGGCCCCGCGGGAGGCCGCTCTGCGCGAACTCGCCGAGGAAACCGGCGTCACCGCCTGCGAGCTGCTTGCAGAGACCTCCGGCTGGCTGACCTACGACCTTCCGCCCGAGGCGCTGGGAAAAGCTCTGAAGGGCCGCTACCGGGGGCAGAAGCAGAAATGGTTTCTGGCCAGATTTACCGGCAAGGACCGGGAGATCGATCTTGCCGGGGACACGGTCGAGTTCGATGCCTGGCGCTGGGCCGGAAGCGACGAGGTTCTGGCGCTGATCGTCGATTTCAAACGTCCCGTCTATCAATCGGTGATTGATCAGTTTGCGACCTATCTGAAGCGCTAG